The Thunnus maccoyii chromosome 9, fThuMac1.1, whole genome shotgun sequence genome includes a region encoding these proteins:
- the si:ch211-102c2.8 gene encoding trichohyalin isoform X2, with amino-acid sequence MADRSHDKAERDDEDTGELLNTDLNDNSSVIGLDHLPPKLDHCDLLLDAIDAQLGQLQVQPQKRQPISREHDCNDAALFRGSQSLSKDTGFGSTTQTNDTPMSCLDLLHTQTMDQTSERSTGSQEASVTHERSKQKLDRGTRDKVEIESHREQVIWRLERLLGDTCKEEGRMAGETHPPSESICTEDFVRCFREEMVELPLPEGSMQQPDKEEEAQWTEISDSDTLQSEQKAQIVLNVNRKGTATTGKSSKDTETAHYCQLYKPGQRKEQERCLSDSSGSKMSHVSEEEGAGGRYKALQNLDGDNSISYSTEVATEQENLQHNNICSPKARCLAGVPVWSFDTVSIDSDLDSVCTEQVRQHIHRRPGWLSHSLIESVRDMDDFCTNQSDNDTPTQEESEPQATPVQRFPSGNVQNRGAPVRKAQRSRRETYRLVCSLSDADKDTDEEINHWSRRCRPERTSEKMRSNWEKMKEYLSSLRQRCEKEEETLRLKKTQLTDVELSLSELQQRRRELERLAAETAQMEREKRTLVSVLKESKAERDSISCQLQRLQRQRESCLLEVRSIEEELTTLSQHRKTLKDRACMEKTNVVMSVLEREEMERQLDSAKTELFSEQRRSREKLESMQEKLEETLEELQRVTEAESSLRNRCTCLEEKQKQNEEQTEALECQACELQGELGECKIRVGTLEKMVAQKELQLLDLQEQRGLLQAERDELKGELQHLKSQHYNALKEAREQAHKMIQAALKQQKDLALAHEQQIQKVNTQAEEEKAALKEQAQSLTQHIESTQSSLQLKEEEGKMLRKSLEQQEEEAKQRERKLHVEALEKVHKAIEEERGKWEAEKVEAVQKHCGILEEQNRKSLEHTRSEMQQEKSKALALQHKVMELQRRVQELESESCVQQREQESLLTVICKSLKEEHQAELRRLQRHMAQESQRTVLQLEQAVQLAEKEADRLQVMLEEKESSHNQTTAKQEQQLRHWAQELGVECEHLHLLVEQRGAKRSTVQLPASPTVAEGLANLRTLRDQLKHLISHLYQKLESQRQTTELLRKDKERELSIQRKQLRVERDQALDSLKERLIQEHIEELSSLNWAHMCDGGGEGGGAAASLRKQLKAKDLELRQVQRSMGQWKEKTVARLACKFEEELTAELERCKTKLLRCRKTSKTQEERHEKSERSEVEMKLSAKEAQNSVCSPLFYAVDPAASHSPSDVASLKLLRYLQSRVKQLRVENQTYTCSPSPLNTGPSDLSGSYLMTINQCQDSAGNQSYSSIKTVPR; translated from the exons ATGGCTGACAGAAGCCATGACAAAGCAGAGAGGGATGATGAGGACACAGGTGAACTTCTCAACACTG ACCTTAATGACAACAGCAGTGTGATTGGACTGGATCATCTGCCTCCCAAACTAGACCACTGTGACCTCCTGCTAGATGCTATTGATGCTCAGCTTGGgcagctgcag GTGCAGCCCCAGAAACGCCAGCCAATCTCCAGAGAGCATGATTGCAATGATGCAG CACTTTTTAGGGGGAGTCAATCTCTGAGCAAAGACACAGGCTTTGGAAGCACAACTCAAACAAATGATACTCCCATGTCTTGTCTTGATTTGTTACACACTCAGACAATGGACCAAACATCAg AGAGGAGCACAGGCTCTCAGGAGGCTTCTGTCACACATGAGAGAAGTAAACAGAAGTTAGACAGAGGGACAAGAGACAAAGTGGAAATAGAGTCTCACAGGGAGCAGGTCATCTGGAGGCTAGAGAGGCTGCTTGGAGACACCTGTaaggaggagggaaggatggCAGGAGAAACCCATCCTCCTTCAGAGAGTATCTGCACTGAGGACTTTGTGAGATGCTTCAGAGAGGAGATGGTTGAATTGCCACTGCCAGAGGGGAGCATGCAACAAccagacaaagaagaagaggctCAGTGGACAGAGATATCTGACAGTGACACTCTCCAGAGTGAACAAAAGGCACAGATTGTTCTTAATGTCAACAGAAAAGGAACAGCAACAACTGGGAAAAGcagtaaagacacagagacTGCTCACTATTGCCAATTATACAAGCCAggtcaaagaaaagaacaggaAAGATGTCTTTCTGACAGCTCTGGGTCGAAGATGTCACATGTTAGTGAAGAAGAAGGAGCTGGAGGGAGATACAAAGCGTTGCAGAATCTTGATGGTGATAACAGCA TCTCTTACAGTACAGAAGTTGCAACAGAACAGGAAAACCTGCAGCACAACAACATCTGTTCTCCTAAGGCCAGGTGCTTGGCAG GAGTACCTGTGTGGAGTTTTGACACCGTGTCCATTGACAGCGACCTTGACTCAGTCTGCACAGAGCAGGTCAGGCAGCACATCCACAGGCGGCCAG GAtggctctctcactctctcattGAGTCTGTCAGGGACATGGATGACTTCTGCACCAACCAGAGTGACAatgacacacccacacaggaaGAAAGTGAACCTCAAGCTACACCAG TCCAGAGATTCCCATCTGGAAATGTCCAAAACAGAGGTGCTCCTGTCCGTAAAGCACAGCGTAGTAGAAGAGAAACTTACAG ACTTGTTTGTTCTTTGAGTGATGCTGACAAGGACACAGATGAGGAAATAAACCACTGGAGCAGGAGGTGCAGGCCTGAGAGGACATCAGAGAAGATGCGGTCAAATTGGGAGAAGATGAAAGAGTATCTCTCTTCCCTCAGGCAG AGAtgtgagaaagaggaggagacgTTACGGTTGAAGAAGACTCAGTTAACAGATGTTGAACTCTCCCTGTCTGAACTTCAACAGAGAAGAAGG GAGTTAGAGCGTCTGGCTGCAGAGACAgcacagatggagagggagaagaggactTTGGTATCCGTTCTGAAAGAGAGCAAGGCAGAGAGGGACTCTATAAG TTGCCAGCTGCAGAGactgcagaggcagagagagtcCTGTCTCCTCGAGGTTAGAAGCATAGAAGAAGAACTCACAACTCTGAGTCAACATAGAAAGACTCTGAAGGACAGAGCCTGCATGGAGAAG ACCAATGTTGTTATGTCTGTGctggagagggaggagatggaAAGACAGTTGGATAGTGCCAAAACAGAACTCTTTTCTGAGCAGCGACGCTCAAGAGAGAAGCTAGAGTCCATGCAAGAA AAGTTGGAGGAGACTCTTGAGGAACTCCAGAGGGTCACAGAGGCAGAGAGCTCACTGAGGAACAGGTGTACTTGtctggaggagaaacagaagcagaatgAAGAGCAGACTGAG GCTCTGGAGTGTCAAGCATGTGAGCTGCAGGGTGAACTGGGAGAATGCAAGATCAGAGTGGGAACACTGGAGAAGATGGTGGCCCAgaaggagctgcagctgctAGATTTGCAGGAGCAACGTGGGCTCTTACAAGCAGAAAGAGATGAACTGAAGGGGGAGCTACAACACTTGAAATCCCAGCACTACAATGCACTGAAAGAAGCTCGAGAGCAGGCCCATAAAATGATT CAGGCAGCACTGAAGCAGCAGAAGGATTTGGCTTTGGCTCACGAGCAACAAATCCAAAAG GTTAATACGCAGGCAGAAGAGGAGAAAGCTGCTTTGAAAGAACAAGCCCAGTCTCTCACACAACATATTGAGTCCACACAAAGTTCCCTTCAG ctaaaagaagaagaaggaaagatGCTGAGGAAGTCtctggagcagcaggaggaggaggcaaaGCAGCGTGAAAGGAAGCTGCATGTAGAAGCATTAGAAAAG GTGCACAAAGCcatagaggaggagagggggaaatGGGAGGCAGAGAAAGTGGAAGCTGTGCAGAAACACTGTGGGATACTGGAGGAGCAGAACAGAAAGAGCCTGGAACACACGAGGAGTGAGATGCAGCAAGAGAAGAGTAAAGCACTGGCTCTTCAACATAAAGTGATGGAGCTGCAAAGA AGAGTGCAGGAGTTGGAGAGTGAAAGCTGTgtgcagcagagagagcaggagtCTTTGCTCACTGTGATTTGCAAATCACTGAAAGAGGAGCACCAGGCAGAGCTGCGGAGATTGCAGAGACACATGGCACAG GAGAGTCAGAGGACTGTGCTGCAGCTTGAGCAGGCTGTGCAGCTGGCAGAGAAAGAGGCCGACAGGCTCCAAGTGATgctggaagagaaggagagcagCCATAACCAAACCACAGCCAAGCAAGAACAGCAGCTCAGGCACTGGGCCCAGGAGCTGGGCGTAGAGTGCGAGCATCTACACCTTTTAGTGGAGCAGAGGGGAGCCAAACGAAGTACTGTGCAACTTCCTGCCAG TCCCACTGTAGCTGAAGGTCTTGCAAACTTGAGAACACTAAGAGACCAGTTAAAGCACTTGATAAGCCATCTATATCAGAAACTTGAGTCTCAGAGGCAAACAACTGAGCTGCTGAGAAAAGACAAG gagAGAGAATTGAGCATTCAGAGGAAACAGTTGAGGGTGGAGAGAGACCAAGCATTGGATTCTCTGAAGGAACGTCTCATTCAG GAGCACATTGAGGAGTTGAGCAGTCTTAACTGGGCTCATAtgtgtgatggaggaggtgagggggGAGGTGCGGCAGCATCTCTTCGCAAGCAGCTGAAGGCCAAAGACCTGGAGCTCAGGCAGGTTCAGAGGAGCATGGGCCAGTGGAAGGAAAAGACTGTAGCTCGTCTGGCATGCAAGTTTGAAGAAGAGTTGACGGCTGAACTGGAAAG GTGCAAGACAAAGTTGTTAAGGTGCAG aaaGACATCAAAGACACAAGAGGAGAGGCATGAAAAGTCTGAGAGGTCTGAAGTAGAGATGAAGCTTAGTGCAAAG GAAGCTCAGAATTCAGTTTGCTCTCCGTTGTTTTATGCTGTGGACCCTGCGGCCTCTCACAGCCCCTCAGATGTGGCTTCATTAAAACTTCTGCGCTACCTCCAGAGCAGAGTCAAGCAACTCCGAGTAGAAAACCAGACCTACACCTGCAGCCCATCACCTCTAAATACAGGCCCTTCAGATTTGTCAGGATCCTATCTTATGACA ATCAATCAATGTCAAGACAGTGCTGGAAATCAGAGTTACTCATCCATCAAGACAGTTCCAAGATAA